The following are from one region of the Cottoperca gobio chromosome 13, fCotGob3.1, whole genome shotgun sequence genome:
- the LOC115017909 gene encoding uncharacterized protein LOC115017909: MWQQDSLTRRKKNSQLVCSSSPAAPPAARAVTASCSCRALTPCVLTVSAAAQRSGQPLLRSVGPPVCSVPCPCCRHPVELPCWSWSAATSCLPKHPALSPAGVSRETGTREGHLPHVQESAGDITALSCLHGSDAACCWTAPVEGDVELREEQMEQSVFGLCFALDPSTAPPSLRLSNSSLTATYHGQSPPGPPPDARVRRSVTPDPGAMPALPQVCADAVIARGQYYWEVDVCNSSVYSVGVSSLDASAGWWFERRGLSFCAVYDGSREPLCTVPPQIKTIGVFLNIGGGALSFHNPLTQEHLATLPTRFNPAGVVPALGLGQGRLRLRCGLPPPPHVFLGKDSAYRGPCGAAGGRWHGEIPFQSVRKVIQKFEELAVSDSDSGLVSSSGSSCSTLASLPEMGVPGMLPSGRAGQEAVAE; encoded by the exons ATGTGGCAGCAGGACAGTCTGACACGGAGGAAGAAGAACTCGCAGCTGgtctgcagcagctctcctGCTGCCCCGCCTGCAGCCAGGGCCGTGACAGCGTCCTGCTCCTGCCGTGCTCTCACACCATGTGTGCTCACTGTGTCGGCAGCAGCACAGCGATCCGGTCAGCCTCTCCTCCGTAGCGTCGGCCCTCCCGTCTGCTCTGTGCCGTGTCCGTGCTGTCGACATCCTGTGGAGCTGCCATGCTGGAGCTGGTCAGCTGCCACTTCCTGTCTCCCAAAACATCCCGCCCTGAGTCCTGCAGGTGTCAGCAGGGAGACAGGCACCAGGGAGGGTCACCTTCCACATGTGCAG GAGTCTGCAGGGGACATTACAGCACTGAGCTGCTTACACG GCTCCGACGCCGCCTGTTGTTGGACAGCACCAGTGGAAGGCGATGTCGAGCTGCGGGAGGAGCAGATGGAGCAGTCTGTGTTCG GACTATGTTTTGCTCTGGACCCTTCGACTGCCCCTCCATCACTCCGTCTTTCCAACTCCTCCCTCACCGCCACCTACCACGGACAGAGCCCCCCCGGCCCGCCTCCAGACGCCAGGGTCAGGCGATCCGTGACCCCTGACCCCGGGGCTATGCCGGCCCTCCCGCAGGTCTGCGCTGACGCGGTCATCGCACGAGGACAGTACTACTGGGAGGTGGATGTGTGTAACAGCTCCGTCTACAGCGTCG GTGTGAGCTCGCTGGATGCTTCTGCCGGCTGGTGGTTTGAAAGGCGGGGCTTATCTTTCTGTGCCGTGTATGATGGGAGCCGGGAGCCGCTCTGCACTGTCCCGCCTCAGATCAAAACCATTGGGGTCTTCCTCAACATTGGAGGGGGCGCCCTGAGCTTCCACAACCCTCTGACCCAGGAGCACCTCGCCACACTGCCTACGCGCTTCAACCCTGCTGGAGTCGTCCCGGCTCTGGGCCTGGGTCAGGGTCGACTGAGGCTGCGCTGCGGcctgccccctcctcctcatGTGTTCCTCGGGAAGGACTCGGCCTACAGGGGACCTTGTGGGGCCGCTGGAGGCCGCTGGCACGGGGAGATTCCCTTCCAGTCAGTGAGGAAAGTGATCCAGAAGTTTGAGGAGCTGGCTGTGTCCGACTCAGACTCAGGCCTGGTGTCCAGTTCCGGATCTTCCTGCTCCACCTTGGCTTCCCTCCCAGAGATGGGGGTCCCCGGGATGCTTCCCTCTGGGCGAGCTGGACAGGAAGCTGTTGCTGAATAA